A region from the Anomaloglossus baeobatrachus isolate aAnoBae1 chromosome 11, aAnoBae1.hap1, whole genome shotgun sequence genome encodes:
- the LOC142255751 gene encoding C3a anaphylatoxin chemotactic receptor-like, which yields MYPTQKCNLNNSSLSDDIFPLTCEYMELSPPHRREDKVFDTLAILQISITLYSFVFALGIIGNGLVIWIAGFRMKNTINAVWFLHLAIADFLCCASKPLRINNWINLKTSETTFCIANIFLFNVNMSTSVLLLTAMSIDRWVSVMWPFWAKVHRSCKLVRITAAFIWVLSWLLTGLVYFVYNFIFRAFTEWCTYLYLYKMKYVPKIKQTIQLLRLVIMCVIPFLIIVTSYVTIFYKIRKSKRSQRSQRSSRIITAVILCFFICWFPYYIWPLTPWYGAFFTDFYKGNTIVLILATLNSCMNPIIYVIMGQDFQQGFFRSIPARLQRALGDNPGDLSTEQKDCEHSRKTEV from the exons ATGTATCCAACACAAAAATGTAATTTAAACAACAGCTCATTGTCTGATGACATTTTTCCTTTAACATGTGAATACATGGAGCTGAGCCCACCTCACAGAAGGGAAGATAAGGTATTTGATACActggcgattttgcaa ATATCAATTACTTTATACAGCTTTGTTTTTGCTCTCGGGATTATTGGTAATGGATTAGTCATCTGGATTGCCGGATTCAGGATGAAGAACACAATCAATGCCGTGTGGTTCCTCCACCTGGCCATCGCAGACTTCCTGTGCTGTGCCTCTAAACCTCTGCGGATCAATAACTGGATTAACCTTAAGACTTCAGAAACAACTTTTTGCATAGCAAACATTTTTTTGTTCAATGTAAACATGAGCACCAGTGTTCTCCTCCTGACGGCCATGAGTATTGACCGCTGGGTGTCCGTCATGTGGCCATTCTGGGCCAAAGTTCATAGATCTTGTAAATTGGTGAGAATTACGGCTGCATTCATTTGGGTGTTGAGTTGGCTCTTGACCGGTTTAGTATATTTCGTATATAATTTCATATTCCGTGCTTTCACTGAATGGTGCACCTATCTATATCTGTATAAGATGAAATATGTCCCTAAAATAAAACAGACCATTCAGCTGCTCAGATTAGTGATAATGTGTGTGATCCCTTTTCTCATCATCGTCACctcttatgtcaccattttctacaAGATTAGAAAAAGTAAGAGATCCCAGAGATCTCAGAGATCCTCCAGGATCATCACCGCTGTTATATTGTGTTTCTTCATCTGCTGGTTTCCATATTACATTTGGCCACTAACACCCTGGTATGGTGCATTTTTCACTGATTTCTATAAAGGAAATACTATTGTTCTCATTTTGGCTACTCTTAACAGCTGCATGAATCCAATCATTTATGTAATTATGGGACAGGATTTCCAGCAAGGTTTCTTCAGATCCATCCCCGCCAGGTTACAAAGAGCCTTAGGTGACAATCCTGGAGACTTGTCAACAGAACAAAAGGATTGTGAACATTCTCGCAAAACAGAGGTGTAA
- the LOC142255752 gene encoding C3a anaphylatoxin chemotactic receptor-like: MYPTQKSNLNNSSLSDDIFPLTCEYMELSPPHRREDKVFDTLAILQISITLYSFVFALGIIGNGLVIWIAGFRMKNTINAVWFLHLAIADFLCCASKPLRINNWINLKTSETTFCIANIFLFNVNMSTSVLLLTAMSIDRWVSVMWPFWAKVHRSCKLVRITAAFIWVLSWLLTGLVYFVYNFIFRAFTEWCTYLYLYKMKYVPKIKQTIQLLRLVIMCVIPFLIIVTSYVTIFYKIRKSKRSQRSQRSSRIITAVILCFFICWFPYYIWPLTPWYGAFFTDFYKGNTIVLILATLNSCMNPIIYVIMGQDFQQGFFRSIPARLQRALGDNPGDLSTEQKDCEHSRKTEV; the protein is encoded by the exons ATGTatccaacacaaaaatctaatttaAACAACAGCTCATTGTCTGATGACATTTTTCCTTTAACATGTGAATACATGGAGCTGAGCCCACCTCACAGAAGGGAAGATAAGGTATTTGATACActggcgattttgcaa ATATCAATTACTTTATACAGCTTTGTTTTTGCTCTCGGGATTATTGGTAATGGATTAGTCATCTGGATTGCCGGATTCAGGATGAAGAACACAATCAATGCCGTGTGGTTCCTCCACCTGGCCATCGCAGACTTCCTGTGCTGTGCCTCTAAACCTCTGCGGATCAATAACTGGATTAACCTTAAGACTTCAGAAACAACTTTTTGCATAGCAAACATTTTTTTGTTCAATGTAAACATGAGCACCAGTGTTCTCCTCCTGACGGCCATGAGTATTGACCGCTGGGTGTCCGTCATGTGGCCATTCTGGGCCAAAGTTCATAGATCTTGTAAATTGGTGAGAATTACGGCTGCATTCATTTGGGTGTTGAGTTGGCTCTTGACCGGTTTAGTATATTTCGTATATAATTTCATATTCCGTGCTTTCACTGAATGGTGCACCTATCTATATCTGTATAAGATGAAATATGTCCCTAAAATAAAACAGACCATTCAGCTGCTCAGATTAGTGATAATGTGTGTGATCCCTTTTCTCATCATCGTCACctcttatgtcaccattttctacaAGATTAGAAAAAGTAAGAGATCCCAGAGATCTCAGAGATCCTCCAGGATCATCACCGCTGTTATATTGTGTTTCTTCATCTGCTGGTTTCCATATTACATTTGGCCACTAACACCCTGGTATGGTGCATTTTTCACTGATTTCTATAAAGGAAATACTATTGTTCTCATTTTGGCTACTCTTAACAGCTGCATGAATCCAATCATTTATGTAATTATGGGACAGGATTTCCAGCAAGGTTTCTTCAGATCCATCCCCGCCAGGTTACAAAGAGCCTTAGGTGACAATCCTGGAGACTTGTCAACAGAACAAAAGGATTGTGAACATTCTCGCAAAACAGAGGTGTAA